In the genome of Ensifer sp. WSM1721, the window CGAGCTTTACGCTCTCGTCCGGAAGCGGTGCCCGAAAACTCCAGCAAGACGCTTGTTCGGGCCTCGCTGCTGGCCCTGACCGATCTCGAACTCAATGATGGCAACGCGCTCTGCATGATCTACGCGTTAGCGATCAAACACCGACTGGACGGGGTAAGGAGCGATGAGATCGACGACATGGGCGACGATGATCCGCTGGAACTTACCCCTTCCATCGGCGGTAGACTATCAATTGACCGGCCGGCGCGGAGCGGAGGTGCCTCTTGGAACGATCGCTATTTCTCGCCAGACTCCTGGGGCCGACATTTATCGCGATCGCGGTCGGGATGCTGATCAATCTCGGCATCTACGAGACTATGATCGCGGAGGCGCTGCACCCTGGCATCGTCTTCTATCTGTCCGGTTTGCTGTCGCTGCTCGCTGGCCTCGCAATCGTCAACCTGCACAATAGATGGCAGCCGGACTGGCGCGTGATCATCACAGTGTGTTAGGGCGAGGAGGTCACGTCGACCTCAATCGCGACGTCCTGAGAGAGCTACTCTACCGGCTTCAAGCCTAACTTCTTCAACACTATCGACCCGTTGCGGACATTCCAGCGCGGCGCCAGTGCGGCACGGATCAGGGCGCCGGTTATAGCCGTTCTTGCAGCAGCATCTTCAGCGCGCTGATCCGCTCTTCATCCCGCTTGTAGAATATCCATTGCTTAATCCGTTTTGGGCGCACCAGCCCGGCCTGAGAAAGTACGCGCATATGTTCGCTGAGAGTGGGCGGGGAAAGGCCGAGTTTCTCAGCTATCAGAATCGCGCAGACGCCATCCTCGACAAGATCGCCGTCGGTCTGAGGTGGAAAATGAGCCTGCGGGTTCTTGAGCCAGTCAAGAATCTGGAGCCGCCTCTCGTTTGCAATTGCCTTGATGATATCGATCTCTTGCATTTCGTCAGTTTGCCAAGTAACTAATTGATGTCAATACGGTAGGGGCGACTTATGAAGGTAGACACGCCGATCACCGCTGAGCGCATTCGCGAGACGGAAGCGCTGATCCGCCGTCATATCCGGCATACACCGGTCCTTCACGTTGACATGAAGGACTTTGGCCGCGCACCTCTGCCGGTCGCGCTTAAGCTCGAATGTTTACAATATACCGGATCGTTCAAGGTGCGCGGTGCCTTCGCCAATCTTCTTGGCAGAGCTGTGCCGGTGGCCGGTGTGGTGGCCGCTTCAGGTGGCAATCACGGTGCCGCGGTCGCCTATGCCGCAAGGCGCCTGGGAATTCCTGCCACGATTTTCGTGCCGACTGTCACCTCGCCGGCCAAGGCAGAGCGTATCCGCAGCTACGGAGCAAAGCTGATGATTGCGGGAAACCGCTATGCTGATGCGCTGGCGGCGAGCGAGAGGTTCTCCACCGAGACTGGCGCGCTGGCAATCCATGCCTATGATCAGGTCGAGACACTGATCGGTCAGGGCACGCTCGGGCTCGAAATGGAGCAAGACCTGCCAAATATCGATACGGTGCTGGTTGCAGTCGGCGGCGGTGGTTTGATCGGCGGCATCGCCGGCTGGTTTGCCGGTCGTAAACGAATTGTCGCCGTCGAGCCCGAAGGCTCGCCGACGCTTCATATGGCGCTCGATGCGGGGCACCCGGTCCATGCGCC includes:
- a CDS encoding threonine/serine dehydratase, which gives rise to MKVDTPITAERIRETEALIRRHIRHTPVLHVDMKDFGRAPLPVALKLECLQYTGSFKVRGAFANLLGRAVPVAGVVAASGGNHGAAVAYAARRLGIPATIFVPTVTSPAKAERIRSYGAKLMIAGNRYADALAASERFSTETGALAIHAYDQVETLIGQGTLGLEMEQDLPNIDTVLVAVGGGGLIGGIAGWFAGRKRIVAVEPEGSPTLHMALDAGHPVHAPAEGIAADSLAPRQVGGLMFPIAQAFVEHSLLVTDDEIKLTQASLWEAARIAVEPGGAAALAALLGGRYVPAPGERVAVLVCGANTTAVQFG
- a CDS encoding helix-turn-helix transcriptional regulator, with amino-acid sequence MQEIDIIKAIANERRLQILDWLKNPQAHFPPQTDGDLVEDGVCAILIAEKLGLSPPTLSEHMRVLSQAGLVRPKRIKQWIFYKRDEERISALKMLLQERL